Part of the Sporomusa termitida genome, GGCAGGTTTCAGCGGCACTAAGCTCCAGGGCGGTGTTGCAGACCGAAACAAACGGCGACAGGGCCAAAAAGGAGACATCGAGTCCCAGAAACAAATGGTGCATCGTTGTGTTGCCCACCACCACCGCTTTATAGACTTGCTGACTGTCAACCGCGGCGGCCGCGTACACTTTCTGCAACAGGCCGTTAATGGTCCCGGTTACCGCCCGGCGCAGCAAATCACGGTTATGCTGGCTCTGATTCGCAAACTCGATCCGGGAAATTACATCAGCGCCATACAGGGTCTGGGCATTTTCCGCCGCCGCCAGGTGCATCAGGGTTCCTGCCGCCAAATCATACAGCGCAACAGCAATATTCGTGGTCCCGATATCGATGGCCACGCCGTAAACAGGCGGCTTATCGGTTCCTGGCAGCACCGCAAGAATGTGGTGCTGCCATAAAACGGCGGTAACCGCAAAATGGTCCTGTCTGAGTAAAGGGGCTAACGTTTGCAGTTGCGGCAGCCCAATCGTCACCTCAGTAAGCGAGTAGCCGGCCTGCAGTTTCGCCACCAGCCGGTCCCTGTCGCTGCGTTCATCAGCAAGAGTTGGCAGGTCCAGTTTAACTTGTGCCAGCAGCAGACCACAATGCTCGCAGCTGGCCTGTTCTGCCAAAAACAGGAGTGCGGTCTTGCGGTCAATGTGGCCGCCGGTGCCGCAGACCACATTCATCCCTTCAGCCGGCTGAACCTGGCAGGCCAGACGGATGCCAGTGGCAATCTCGCCGGCACTAAGCCGCTGATATTCCACTGCTGTCGGCTCCGGCGCCTGACCGGCTATACTGACTTTGCATTTTCCGCAGGTTCCCTTCCCATTACAGATATTGATTACAGGCAGATTCCGGCGGAGCAATGCCGCCATTAAACTTTCCCCCGGCAATACATTCACCGGTTCAGCATTTACCTTGATCTGCATACCAATTCCCCTCCTCCACTATTATCGGGTTGCCGGGAGCGACCCGGATCACATCAGGCAGCAGCTCTCTGTTAACCACTGCTGCCAGTAACGCAAGATCACCCGGCACTTCGCTAACCTTCCAGTTGAAGAACCCGGCAATCCGGTTGACCTGCTGCCGGCATTGCCTGAGTGTTTCGCCCTCACAGGTCCTGATAAATACAGCTTCCTCGTATTTGCCATACAATGTCTGAATCAGATACAGAGCATCCTCTTCGCCGTATTTTTCCAAATATTCCTGATATTCAGCATAGGGATCTCGTCCATATTTCAGCCAGCCCTGGCTGAAATAATAGACTGCCGGATTACGGGCGGAGAGTTGCTGCCGCCGCCGGTCTGAGCCCAGTAACAGGCTGACACAGTCATGGGCGGCCGGCACTACCATGGGTACACTGGCGGAAACCAGTCCCGCCAGCGCGTGCGAACACCGCCCATAGGTCAGGATAATCAGGTCATAGTTCTGACTGGCATCAATGCGCCGCTGGATTTCCTGGTGCAGCTCGTCGGGAAAGGCATGCCAGGAAAAATCGAGAAATTCACAGTCTACCGTGGCTGGAAGCCCTAACCCTGTTACTTCGTTTTTAGTGGCCTGGCAGCCAATTAACTTAATGCGCAATCCTCACCCCTCCACTCCCCGGCCGGCAATTGGCAATTTATTTATATGTAAAAATTATGCAGTTACAAATTAATGATATATAATTTCAATTTTAAAGTCAATTGCCATTCGGCTGCGGCTAATCCTTCGTCTTTTCTTAAAATCTGGCATTGATTTAAGGAAGATGAAGGATTAAGGACTAATTTTTATTGTGAAAACCCTTTAAAATTGCTGAAATAAAAGAACCGGCCTTGGAAAATTAATAACAAGCCGGTTTTTGATTCTTTTTATGTCAATAATCTTTTTGTTTTTAATACAGTTTTTATCATTCCCTGCGCATTTAAGGCAAAGGCGCTGAACGGCTGCTCCAGCCTGCTTTCCTCATCGCGAAAATTTTTCTCATATGCGGTTAAAATTTCTTCATTCGTATAGCCCTGCGCAAATAAACCAAGAATAAATTTTCTGGTGTCCCCTATTGCGGTCAGACATTTGTCCCAATACCCAGCCGCCTCCGCTGCACTCAGCAGACCGAGGTGGGGTGAAATAA contains:
- a CDS encoding ASKHA domain-containing protein, producing MQIKVNAEPVNVLPGESLMAALLRRNLPVINICNGKGTCGKCKVSIAGQAPEPTAVEYQRLSAGEIATGIRLACQVQPAEGMNVVCGTGGHIDRKTALLFLAEQASCEHCGLLLAQVKLDLPTLADERSDRDRLVAKLQAGYSLTEVTIGLPQLQTLAPLLRQDHFAVTAVLWQHHILAVLPGTDKPPVYGVAIDIGTTNIAVALYDLAAGTLMHLAAAENAQTLYGADVISRIEFANQSQHNRDLLRRAVTGTINGLLQKVYAAAAVDSQQVYKAVVVGNTTMHHLFLGLDVSFLALSPFVSVCNTALELSAAETCLDLNPQAKVLLFPNVGGFVGGDTLGAVLGAEELLRPGRHLLIDIGTNCELYLQDGSRMWACSTAAGPAFEGAGITCGMRAQPGAIERVMIDSQSVAVAVIGGVAATGLCGSGLIEAVQQMRQAGIINEQGGIRNPAEPEVRARLSPGLLAHIREGQQGREFVLAYSADGNDVVLTQRDISQLQLAKGAVCAGIRTLLDIAGLGLAELDSVVLAGTFASHLNLASTVDIGLIPQLSLHKLQTAGNAAHAGAVKALLDQRAFDSLCRQADNITHVELGGSATFSMYFMESMYIAPCQI
- a CDS encoding DUF1638 domain-containing protein, whose product is MRIKLIGCQATKNEVTGLGLPATVDCEFLDFSWHAFPDELHQEIQRRIDASQNYDLIILTYGRCSHALAGLVSASVPMVVPAAHDCVSLLLGSDRRRQQLSARNPAVYYFSQGWLKYGRDPYAEYQEYLEKYGEEDALYLIQTLYGKYEEAVFIRTCEGETLRQCRQQVNRIAGFFNWKVSEVPGDLALLAAVVNRELLPDVIRVAPGNPIIVEEGNWYADQGKC